One uncultured Campylobacter sp. genomic window, CGACAAAAAGGGTAGCGTCATTGCGAGAGTTATACGACGCAAGCTTATGGGATTTGGCAAAGTTTGTTCGCAGCTTGGATGAGAAACGATTTTTTGGGTGCGGTGTGAATGTTGAAAAATACAATGTGGTTGGTCTGAGTAGCGAAAAACATCGCGACGCAAACGCTGAAAATTCTGCTTTTAAGAGCATTAAAATTCCCGCTAGCATTGGCGAAAATAATGCGCTATCTTGCAATGATGTGGAAATTTCTAGCACAGATGTTATGCAAAATTTTAACGCAGCTAGCGCAGAATGCGTATTTATCGTTGGACATAATCCGGCAATAGGCGGAATTTGCTCGCTTTTAGGCGAGAAGGAAGTCGATAAATTTCCTCCTTGCTCGATTTGTGGATTAGAATTTGATGTTCATAAATTCTCAGATATTACCGATCATAGCGGCAAAATGGTAATGCTACAGCGCCCTTAGTTACGCTTTTAACGCTTCATAATTACAATCGGGCGGCTCGTTCGCATTTATTTAAAGCTGCTTTTACCGAGCATTGTCATATACTCGTAAAATAAGACCATATGGTAAAATAGCAAATTGCTTTGAGATAACTTTAAATTTTTAAAAATTTCCAATGATGTGGCTCGCCTTGAAATCGTGGACTAAATGAGTCAGAAAACTAAATTTCATATTTTTAGATGATCGAGTGTTAGCACTTTCGCTTGAAATTCCATTTACTTTGAAAAATCTTAAGTTTAAATTTTTCGTACGGAAATTTCGTGCCAAAATTTTCTCAAAAATATAAATTTATTGAGAAGAATAAAATTTATTAAGTAAAATTTAATAGTAGCCGTGGTATCATTCCCTAAAAATTTTGATAGGGAATTGAAATGAGACAGTACGAAACTTACAGATGCGACAAATGCGGCGCGGAGGTCGAGGTGCAAAAAGTAGGCGGCGGCGGCGCGCTTAGCTGCTGCGGCGAGCCGATGAAATGCATCACCGAGGATCTGACGCAGGTAAATTTAATGAAGGCGTTCGCAGGCGAATCGCAAGCGCGCAACAAATACGATCTTTACGGCGATTTAGCCAAAGAGGCGGGCTTTCACGCCATTGCGCAACATTTTTACGAGGCTGCCGAAAATGAAAAATGGCACGCTAGAGCCGAGCTAAAGGCGCATCATGCAGCCGCAGGCATTCCGCTTGATAAGATGGATAAAAATCTGCTTGATGCTGCTGCCGGCGAGCGCTACGAGCACGAGAGCATGTATCCGAGCTTCGCTAAAATCGCGACCGAAGAGGGCAAAAAAGAGGTAGCGCGCCTTTTTAACGCTATCGGCAAGGTCGAGCAGGAGCACGAGCGCGAATACAACGAGCTTCAAAAGATCCTGCTAGAGGAGGGCTTTTTCGAAAGTTTTGACGAGGAAGTTTGGGTGTGCGAGGTCTGCGGCCACGTTCATCGCGGCAAGAAAGCCCCGGGCGCCTGTCCGCTTTGCAAGGCTCCGCGCGAGTATTTCAAAAAACAAAGGCTAGTTTAATTTGATGCTTGCGGCACGGCGTTTTTGCGATAACTTTTGAAGTCGTCGCAAATCTCGTTTATTGTCGCGAGCCGATCGCTTAAATCTTGGCTTAAATTTTGCGCGAGATTTCGTCTTTTTGCTCCTTTTTGCCGCGGGACTCCGTGGCTAGACGAAATCTCGGGCTAAATTTATTTAGCCTAAACTCCTTTTCTTATCCCCCTAAGAAATGAAATCCTGCTCGCAAGAGCGGGATTTCTGTCGTAAAATAAATCTAAAATAATCATGCCGATGATTTGATCTCTTTAAATTTTATTAGAAATTTATATATGATTCTTACGCTATTTACGAAACAAACTTCGCGTCAGTAAATTTTGCAGCAAACTTTGGTGGCAAATCTTTTGCATTTTTAAATTTTAAGGAGAATTCGGTGCGATGAGAATTTGAAGGCATATCAAACTATAAAATTTTGAGGGTTTAAATTTTAAATCAGAAATTCCATCCTTGCGGAATTTGCAGATAAATTTTATATCCGCTACCTCTTAATATATCGATTATCTTTTGCTTATAAAATCCTCGGATGAAATCCCGTATCGTCAAAATTTAAATGAAATTTTATACTAAATTTATCTGGAATTTTAGGCAAAATCGCATGAGAAAATCTAAAAAGTAAATTATTCTATATTCCAAAAGAGTAAAATTTTAGATTTTTTTGCGATCAAGCTCTAAGGCTCGCGCGTTAATTTTAAATTTTGCCGAGTTAATGAGTTAAATTCTAAAATGCGAAAGGCAGGATTTTTGGTCTTGTTATTCGAATATGAAAAACAAATTTTAAAATTTTTCAAAATAAAATTCCAAATTTTTTAGAAAATAAATTCCATAAAAAACGATTTCAAAGTCGCATCAAAACGAGATTTAAAAAATCTCGCTCAAGCAAGCCTCGCGCCATCTCAAATTTTAAAATTTCACTCCTCGAATTCCTCCGCGACCTTCGCCGCAAGGCGCAGTTTGTCGCTGTCGAAGTGGGTGTAGATGCGCGAAGTATTTAGGCTCGCGTGGCCGAGAGCTTCTTGGACGAGCACGAGGTCCTTTTGCTTTTTGTAAAGCATCGTCGCGAAGGTGTGGCGCAGCATGTGAGCGCCGTTTTTTTCCTTGCGGATGCCCGCGCTCATTAAAATTTTCTCCACGATGCCGCTGACGTAGGCCTGGGTAAGCGGCGCGCCGTTTTTGGTGACGAAAAGATAGCCCTCTTTGTTTGCAAAGTTCGTCTCCAGCGCGTTTAGATGCTCCTCGATCAGGTGGCGTTTAATCATCACGATGCGGTATTTATTGCCCTTGCCGCGGATTCGGATGATGAAAAGATCGCCCTCTGGCGCGATATCTTTGCGCTTGAGATTTATCGCCTCGCCCACGCGGATGCCGGTATAGACGATGATTTTTACGATCAGGCGGTTGCGATGCGCAAAGGAGCGAAACTCGCTTAGATTTATCGCGTCCAAAAACCGCTTCAACTCCTCCTCGCTCATAAACTCCGGAAGCTTCGTGCCGCGGCTGCCGCTAATGCCGCCCCAGTGCTTAAGCTCAATGCCGAAGTTGTGCGAGGTGCCGTCCTGCTCGTTTTGGCGGTCGATGAAGCCGAAAAAATTTATCAGCGCGATTCGGTAGTTTTTTTTGCTCGCATCGCTCAGCCCGCCCGTAATCGAGGCTAAAATTTCGCTCAAAAGTTCCTCGTCAATATTTTTCATGCTCTCAAGACCGTACTGCATGATCGCTTCGTAAAATTTTTTAAGCGGATTAAAATAGGTGTTGATGCCCGTAAGACCCGCGTTTCGTGCGTCTTTCGCGAGCCGCTCGAGTTCATTTATATTCGTGACCTCGTGATTTAGCGCCAGGCTTGCGCGGCGAAACAGCGCGTCGTTTTTCAGCTCCTTATTCGATAGCGCGCTTAGCTTGTAGCGCACGAATTTTACGAGCCAAAACAGCAGCGATTTTTCAAAGCTATCCTTGTAATCAAGCGGGAATTTCATTTAATCTCCTCGCTGTCGCCGAAGATCACAAAGGGCAGCATCAGCGTATTTTTGATGAGATTATACGGCGTTTTTAGCACGTCGGTCGCAACGCCGGTCGAGTAGGTAGGCTTTTTCATTGTGCCGCGAATCTCGATGATCGTGGAGATCGTATTGTTTTCGCCCAAGATGATATGATTTAGCAGCGGGATTTTTGAGATTATCGAGCTTGCGTCTTTAAGGTATTTAAGCTCCAGATCGATATTCAGCGCGCCGCTTTTCATATCCACTTCGCCGTTGCCCGCGATGTCGGCGCTACTGCCGGTAAAGTTCATTGCGTTTATGTAAATTTTATCGCCGCTACGGCGGAAGTAAATTTTGCCCTTCTGCACGCTAAAGCCGCGATCGTTGAAATCCGGCGTCTTAAACGTAAGCAGCGACGGCACGGAGTTTATAAAGCTAAGCAGCCTTTGATAGATGATGTAGTCCTTAAGATAGGTGTTTTGCACGTTGATCTCGCCGCGATAGTTGCGCGGATCGATGCCGCTTGCTTTCAGCGTAAATACCCCTCCGTCGAAGCTCTGCGAGCCCAGAAATTGATTAAGCGCCTCGCCGCTGATGTTTTGCGCAAAAATTTGAAGCAAACTCTTTTTAAAGATCAACTTCACGTCGCCGCGTTTAAAGCTTGCGTTTAAATTCATATTTTTGCCGTCCAGCACGCCGTTAAAGTGCGTAAATTTAAGCGTTTTATTTAGATCGGATAGCACGATGGAAGAGTTTTGCCCGCTGAAATTTATCGGCGAGCGCTCCTTTGTGCCGCTATTAAACTCGCTGGTTTGCACGCTCGTATTGATCGCGACGTCCACGTCTTTTAAAGAGACGAAGTTGCCGCCTTTGTTGATTTTAAGAGAAATTTTACCGCTTCCGCTAGAGCCGTCCAGATCGCCCCCGCGCACCCGAAGCGCGAAAGAGTCGTTTTTATAATGGCTTCCGTCCTTGTTCAGCAGACCGAAATCAAAGATGAGATTGTTGCTGCTGATATCTAAGTTTGTAAAATCGCTGGTTAAAATTTTAAGGTCTCCGCCGCTAATGCCAGCGTTTTTAAGCGTCTTGGAAAAGGGCAAAATTCCGCTAATATCGGGCGAGCTAATCTCGATCCGCTCGCCGAAGCTCATCTTCGCGCCTAAAAATTGCGAGCTCAGCACCGGCGCTTTGCCGCTAAAATCAAGGCTTATATTATCTCGCGCGTCACCAAATTTTAAAATTTCTTTGCCGTTCGGGGAGAGATTAAAGCTATGGATTGTGCCATTAAATTTAGCCTTGCGCGTGGCGATATCGATACTGCCGCTTGCAGTGGCGTTAAAAATTTCATTTTGCAGATTTGCGTCTTTGATATCTATTTTTTTCTCGGTGATGTGCACCCGCGCGGCTTTGGAGTGAAATTTCGCTTTAGAAATCATCAGATCGGCGTCTTTTAGCGTCACGTTCGCATCCACCTTGGCGCTTTCCTTTTCGACGTCTACGTCTATCAGCACGCGCGCATCGATCCCGCCGCCAAGCGGATATACGGGCTCGTCTATGCCGTAGCTTTGCAGGATCGCTATAAGGTCCTTGCCCAAACTCTCTTTAGTCCGCAGATCCAGATATACGATCGGCTTCTCTTCAAAGAGCCCGCCGATACGCACGCCGCTTCCTTCCAGGCTTTTGCCTTTAAATTTAGGCTCGTTCAGCGCAAAATTTAGATAATCGTTTTTGAGCGTGATGTTGGCGTCTTTTACCGTTACGGCTTCGATTTGCGGCTGAAATTTTATCGTAAGATCCTGCGCGTAGGCTGTAGCGCTAACGTTTTCGGCGATCGGGCGCGGATCTTTTAGATCGACTTTGGCGTGCAGATTTTCGATGTAGTAGTTCTGCGCGACCGCCTTGCCGTAGATCCACTCGTTCGCAAGAGGATTTAGCCCCGTAAGTGCGCCCAGCTCATTCATAAAATTTTTCAGGCTCAAGGCCGAGGCGCGGTTTATCTCGATATTTAGCTCCGAGCCGATATTGTGTACGTCAAGCTCGCCCGCGATCTCGTGCGAAGCGAAGGTGCCGTTAAAATCATACGTATCGGCTCTGAAATTTGCTCGTGCCGTGCCGTGCAGAGTGAGATTAAAATCATTTAGCTCAAGCTCGATCGGATCAAAGCTAAGTCCGTTTGCGCCAGGCGTGATCTTTGAGCTTAGCCTAAAAAACCGCGTATCTGCGTAAAAAACGTCGCTTTTGTATTTTAGTTTCAGGCTTTCACCTTTTATTTTCATATTGTCTACGTCGATCTCTTCAAAAAAGGAGTTGATGAGCGAGATTTTTTTGCTAAATTCTAAAATTTTCTCGCTTTGCGTGCGCAGATCGGTGGAATTTTGCTCTAAATTTTGTGGATTATTTTGCGTAATTTCAAGATTTTTGATACGCAGCACGAGACCTTTATTTAGCTTGAGATAAAACCCCTCGAGCTTTGCAAAGCCCACGTCCAGCTGTGAAATCGCAATACCGTGCTTTAGGCCTACCGCGCAGATTATAAAAAGTATGGTTATGCACAAAAAAAATCTAGCCAAAGTTCTAAACATCATCGCCTCATTAAAAAACTCCGCCCCAAAACCAAATCGGGCGTGCCGAAAAACTGCGCTTATAATATGAAATTTATTCAAAATTTTGGCTTATTTGCCTATAATTTCAGCTAAATTTTGAAAGGAACGCATGAAATTCTTTATAAAGCTCATCAAAGCGGCGTGCATTTGTATCGAGCTTGCGGCTATCGTCCTTTTGGCCGTGGGCTTTGATCTACACGAGCGCGTTGGCAACGCGGCAACCGTGCAGATAGGTCAGGGCAGCTCAACGAAAATTTTATCGCAACTCTCAAAGAGCTATCCAAAATTTAGCAAATTCGACGCGAGGCTGCTTTCTTTTTACGGCGGCGCAAAAACCGGCGAGCTGGAGCTTAGCGGCGAAAATTTGCCCAAATATCAGTTTTTATATGAGCTAAGCGTCGCAAAGCCCGTGATGAACGAAATTAAGCTGATCCCGGGCGAGACTACGATCGTGTTTTTAAAACAGCTTGCGAAAGATCGCGGGCTAAGCTTTAGCGAGCTTGAGCGCGAATACAACGCCACGGCGCCGTTTTACGAGGGCTTTTTGGTGCCTGAAACCTACAAAATTAGCAAAAACGAAAGCGAAAAAAATATCATCGACCACCTCGTCTCAACTGCGCAAAAATTCCACGAAGGATTGTCGCGCGAGCTTAGCGGC contains:
- a CDS encoding histidine phosphatase family protein, giving the protein MKRIYFIRHAEAQSGNGSDFERTLSQVGELCAIKLGEKLRSLGLAPDLIITSPAIRALHTAQIIANALDATKRVASLRELYDASLWDLAKFVRSLDEKRFFGCGVNVEKYNVVGLSSEKHRDANAENSAFKSIKIPASIGENNALSCNDVEISSTDVMQNFNAASAECVFIVGHNPAIGGICSLLGEKEVDKFPPCSICGLEFDVHKFSDITDHSGKMVMLQRP
- a CDS encoding ferritin family protein; amino-acid sequence: MRQYETYRCDKCGAEVEVQKVGGGGALSCCGEPMKCITEDLTQVNLMKAFAGESQARNKYDLYGDLAKEAGFHAIAQHFYEAAENEKWHARAELKAHHAAAGIPLDKMDKNLLDAAAGERYEHESMYPSFAKIATEEGKKEVARLFNAIGKVEQEHEREYNELQKILLEEGFFESFDEEVWVCEVCGHVHRGKKAPGACPLCKAPREYFKKQRLV
- a CDS encoding tyrosine-type recombinase/integrase produces the protein MKFPLDYKDSFEKSLLFWLVKFVRYKLSALSNKELKNDALFRRASLALNHEVTNINELERLAKDARNAGLTGINTYFNPLKKFYEAIMQYGLESMKNIDEELLSEILASITGGLSDASKKNYRIALINFFGFIDRQNEQDGTSHNFGIELKHWGGISGSRGTKLPEFMSEEELKRFLDAINLSEFRSFAHRNRLIVKIIVYTGIRVGEAINLKRKDIAPEGDLFIIRIRGKGNKYRIVMIKRHLIEEHLNALETNFANKEGYLFVTKNGAPLTQAYVSGIVEKILMSAGIRKEKNGAHMLRHTFATMLYKKQKDLVLVQEALGHASLNTSRIYTHFDSDKLRLAAKVAEEFEE
- a CDS encoding AsmA-like C-terminal domain-containing protein — translated: MFRTLARFFLCITILFIICAVGLKHGIAISQLDVGFAKLEGFYLKLNKGLVLRIKNLEITQNNPQNLEQNSTDLRTQSEKILEFSKKISLINSFFEEIDVDNMKIKGESLKLKYKSDVFYADTRFFRLSSKITPGANGLSFDPIELELNDFNLTLHGTARANFRADTYDFNGTFASHEIAGELDVHNIGSELNIEINRASALSLKNFMNELGALTGLNPLANEWIYGKAVAQNYYIENLHAKVDLKDPRPIAENVSATAYAQDLTIKFQPQIEAVTVKDANITLKNDYLNFALNEPKFKGKSLEGSGVRIGGLFEEKPIVYLDLRTKESLGKDLIAILQSYGIDEPVYPLGGGIDARVLIDVDVEKESAKVDANVTLKDADLMISKAKFHSKAARVHITEKKIDIKDANLQNEIFNATASGSIDIATRKAKFNGTIHSFNLSPNGKEILKFGDARDNISLDFSGKAPVLSSQFLGAKMSFGERIEISSPDISGILPFSKTLKNAGISGGDLKILTSDFTNLDISSNNLIFDFGLLNKDGSHYKNDSFALRVRGGDLDGSSGSGKISLKINKGGNFVSLKDVDVAINTSVQTSEFNSGTKERSPINFSGQNSSIVLSDLNKTLKFTHFNGVLDGKNMNLNASFKRGDVKLIFKKSLLQIFAQNISGEALNQFLGSQSFDGGVFTLKASGIDPRNYRGEINVQNTYLKDYIIYQRLLSFINSVPSLLTFKTPDFNDRGFSVQKGKIYFRRSGDKIYINAMNFTGSSADIAGNGEVDMKSGALNIDLELKYLKDASSIISKIPLLNHIILGENNTISTIIEIRGTMKKPTYSTGVATDVLKTPYNLIKNTLMLPFVIFGDSEEIK
- the mltG gene encoding endolytic transglycosylase MltG — its product is MKFFIKLIKAACICIELAAIVLLAVGFDLHERVGNAATVQIGQGSSTKILSQLSKSYPKFSKFDARLLSFYGGAKTGELELSGENLPKYQFLYELSVAKPVMNEIKLIPGETTIVFLKQLAKDRGLSFSELEREYNATAPFYEGFLVPETYKISKNESEKNIIDHLVSTAQKFHEGLSRELSGDYNATAWKQVLIKASVIQKEAANADEMPLVASVIDNRLAKNMRLQMDGTLNYGEFSHVKITPQRIRTDTSHYNTYLNDGLPKEPVCVVSRDAIRAVFVPAKSEYLYFMRNKKTGLHDFARTQAEHERNVKAQR